A window of Eriocheir sinensis breed Jianghai 21 chromosome 42, ASM2467909v1, whole genome shotgun sequence genomic DNA:
ACAGCAGCTGGAGGACAGGCTCCTGGGACTCGTGGACCAGAGCAGGAATGCCAGGGAACTCCTGCAGCAGGAAGAGTCCCGTGCggcggccaaggaggaggagctgaagaaggcGGAGCAGGGGTTGCAGGCCGTGCTGGAGACGTTGCGCACCCTTGTAACAGAGCAAGAAGCAGCCGCGGCGATGCCTGAAGTGTTTCGTTGCGGTGGCGAGGCAGAGCAGGCAGTGGAGGAGTGCCGAGAGTGTTTTCCTGATGCTAGCACCGTCACCAGAGCCAGGAAGGTGAACGTGGCATCTAGTGCAGCCCTGGAGGCTGTCCAGGCGACTCTGGAAACATTTACTGCAGAGGAGCCCATGCCCCAGGCAGACCCAGACTCCACCGTCATGGACAGACTGCACCTCATCTGGACAGGGAGCTTGACGGCTGAGGACCTCCGCAGCCTGACGCAGCCCGCCAGGCGCCTGCTGGAGGCTGGCCGGGTGTTTGCTGTCCACCAGGCGGAGGGTCAGCGCCGACACGCAAGAATAAGCCTTGAAGCCGGCCAGCTGTGCCTCCACGCCCTGAAGGACCATCCCTTGCCACGGGGCGCGGCAACCCTGCAGGTGAGCGAGGTTGTGCCGCCCTTTCCCCCCTGCACGGTGTTCGTGGACCTGTCCTGGCCGGGCAGCGCGACGCGGCGGGTCCAAATCCGTCTGAGCCCCGACACACCGCGGGGCAGACAGTTCTTACTGTTGTGAACGGGGCAGCGCGGCCCCTCCTACGTTAACACCAGATTGTACGGGGTGGGGAAGAAGTGGGAGGCGGGAGAGTTTGTGAAGGGCGGGGACTACGAGAGTAACGATGGTAGTGGATCATCCGTCCTGCTGCCTGGCCTTGATGAGGGTGAGTACCAGTGGTCAGGCCGCGCGGGGGATGTGTTTGGGCTGGTGTGGACTGACCGTACCTGGGATGCGTGTGGTCAGTTTGGCATCTACACCAGAGACCGTCAGGGTGGTGTTGTGTCGCCTCGTGTCTTCGGTGAGGTGGTGGACGGACTGCACGTGGTGGCCGAGGCAGCCCAACACAGGGACATTACGGAGGTGATTGTAGCGGACTGTGGCGTGGTATTGtaagggtaatggccaccaccaccaccaccaccacagcaagactatggaggtgactgtggtgtagTGTTGTGAGGGTAGTTTTTCGTTGCATTCTTGTAACATCCGGGGTGATATTTTGCGTGAAGTTTCGTGCACAGCATAAACATGATGTAATGCGTTAAtttcttggggcatccttgtaGCAGCCAGTGTGGTGTTTTGTGCATTACGTAAATATACTTGATGAAAAAGTTTGCCCTATCATTGCCCAGTTAAACACGGACTACGTCGTTTCCGGCAGCTCACGGTCAACACTTGGTCACCTGCTGCGGTCAACCCCTGCACCACCGCCCTGCTGTTTGCTTGTTCCCGTTGTTTCCGTGGTTCCTGTTCTTTGTCTTCACACTGTGTGAGTTCAAGGCAACGTTCCTGTGTCGTGATGCGCCGTGTCGTGTACGCAACACACAAGGCTCACTGTGTTGTTTCCTGTGCTCTGCTGTGCTGgggaggaagtctctctctctctctctctctctctctctctctctctctctctctctctctctctctctctctctctctctctctctctctctctctctctctctctctctctctctctctctctctctctcacttaattgACATTATTTCTGcaccaaactaaaaaaaaaatagcaacatgtcagagttgtaatggtcactatcatgtttacacaaaaaatctgagtgctgtacattattcatgtcgttatAATGAACACTGTTGGCAAAATGAGAGCATTCATTGATATATCCGacaacactccatcccgtggTTAACAGGAAGGCATCAGTGTATGCTCCTGGCTTAATATTTccttcatgaaagaaaagaggtcaaacaagcccaacaatggtgttATACTTTTAATCTCCTTCAAGCAGTGGTTGAAGGTGTTGAAATTTCACCACTCAACATTCCTCCGGTTGGCACGCCGCTGCCCCACACACGatgccttcctctgtccctccaatcagagcACGGGAGGGTGTTCacactgctgctaaacatatcgCACGCTCCCGCCAGCAAATGTTaaacttatttctttttttataatttaaatcataatacatacatctttagcatcttataatattacattcactgTATGGAACTTTAAAAGAACAGCATAGAGCATGTGACAATTGTTTATGTGGGAggatataattatttaaattttctATTTCTTACTTATCAccgtttcttaaatactactagTAAGTCAGTTGTCTCTGCACCGTAGCTTTGAGAAAGGTACATATGTGATTTCTAAATACTAACGAAAAATTATTTTGACGAAGTCCGCATGCATGATTTTTTTGGTAATTCCACGAGGGCCACCACATGGCAGGTCGAGCTAAATGAAGGACTCAATAGTTCAGGCTCGTgtgtctcccttccctcgccgccTCACAAGATTATCAGCACAGACGCACCAAGGCTGTAGTGATAGTCTCCCTGGAGACTATCAGTGTTTTGATTATCTCCTTGGAGACTATCAGTACACTGATAGTCGTGAGCAGCACTCAGCGATGTCCACTCCCAGGCAGAGCCGTGCCGCCCTAAAGAAGTTTCCGCCCAACACGCTCGTCACCACCTCACGGAACACTGCCACGGCGAGGAGAGTGTGTCAGACCATCACagcccctcaacaccaccaccaccaccaccaccaccaccagcgtcatggAGGCTGCAGGGAGGGGCGGCAGGAAGGCACGGCGGAGACGGGCTAAGAAGAACATGAACACTGTCGGCAGCCCTGCGGAGTGTCCAGTGTGCATGACAGGCTATGATGGCACCGTACAGCGGCCGCGCACCCTGCCCTGCGGCCACACAGTCTGCACGCTGTGCGTAGATCAGCTGAAGGTGCAGGGCCGTGTTGCCTGCCCAGAGTGCCGCGTCAGCCATGCCGTGCCCGAGGGAGGGCAGTTCCCTGTCAGTTATGCTGTTGAGTCCTTCATAAGAATGATGAGAGACGCTGAGGTGGCTCCAGCGGCAGCAACCTCGCCGCCACCCAGTgccggggaaggggaaggagcagcagcagcagctggcaagaaggaggcggcgggtctctccaagaaaatgcgttccttcctgcaggaacaggaggccacagttgtggccgccatcaccgcctgccGGGAGGCTCAGTCGCAGCTGGACCAGTACCAGACGACCCTGGCAGGCTGGcgcgagcagcagcagcagctggaggACAGGCTCCTGGGACTGGTGGACCAGAGCAGGAGTGCCAGGGAGCTCCTGCAGCAGGAAGAGTCCCGTGCggcggccaaggaggaggagctaaagAAGGGGGAGCAGGGGCTGCAGACCGTGCTGGAGACGTTGCACACCCTTACAACAGAGCAAGAAGCAGGTGCGGCGGTGACTGAAGTGTTTCGTTGCACTGGCGAGGCAGAGCAGGCAGTGGAGGAGTGCCGAGAAGGTTTTCCTGATGccagcaccgtcaccaccgccaggaaGGTGAACGTGGCATCTAGTGCAACCCTGGAGACTGTCCAGGCAGCTCTGGAAACACTTGCTACAGAGGAGCCCAGGCCCCAGGCAGACCCAGACTCCACCGTCATGGACAGACTGCACCTCATCTGGACAGGGAGCTTAACGGCCGAGGACCTCCGCAGCCTGACGCAGCCCGCCAGGCGCCTGCTGGAGGCTGGCCGGGTGTTTGCTGTCCACCAGGCGGAAGGTCAGCGCCGACACGCAAGAATAAGCCTTGAAGCCGGCCAACTGTGCCTCCACGCCCTGAAGGACGATCCCACGCCACGGGGCGCGGCAACCCTGCAGGTGTGCGAGGTTGTGCCGCAATCCCCCCCCTGCACGGTGTTCCTGGACCTGTCCTGGCCGGGCAGCGCGCCGCGGCGGGTCCAAATCCGTCTGAGCCCCGACACCCCGCGGGGCAGACAGTTCTTACTGTTGTGCACGGGGCAGCGCGGCCCCTCCTACGTTAACACCAGGTTGTTCGGGGTGGATAGGAAGGGGGAGGCGGGAGAGTTTGTGATGGGCGGGGACTACGAGAGTAACGATGGTAGTGGATCATCCGTCCTGCTGCCTGGCCTTGATGAGGGTGAGTACCAGTGGTCAGGCCGCGCGGGGGatgtgtttggggtggggtggaCTGACCCTATCCGGGGTGTGTTTGGTCAGTTTGGCATCTACACCAGAGAccgtcagggtggtggtgggtgtcctcgtgtcttcggtgaggtggtggacggactgcacgtggtggccgaggcagcccaacacaggaacattaaggaggtgactgtggcggactgtggtgtggtgttgtgagggtaatggccaccaccaccaccaccccagcaaggttatggaggtgactgtggcgtggtgttgtgaggggtaatggccaccaccaccaccaccacagcaaggttatggaggtgactgtggcgtggtgttgtgagggtgtggccaccaccaccaccaccacagcaaggttatggaggtgactgtggcgtggtgttgtgagggtaatggccaccaccaccaccaccacagcaaggttatggaggtgactgtggcgtggtgttgtgagggtaatggccaccaccaccaccaccacagcaaggttatggaggtgactgtggcgtggtgttgtgaggtCAATATTTGGTTGAATTCATGTAACATCCTGGGTGATATTTTGCGTGAAGTTTCGTGCACTTCATAAACACTTGATGTAATGTGttagtttcttggggcatccttgtaGCAGCCAGTGTGATGTTTTGTGCACTTCATAAACACTTGATGTAGTGTGttagtttcttggggcatccttgtaacaGCCAGTGTGATGTTTTGTGCACTTCATAAACACTTGATGTAGTGTGttagtttcttggggcatccttgtaacaGCCAGTGTGATGTTTTGTGCACTTCATAAACACTTGATGTAATGTGttagtttcttggggcatccttgtaacaGCCAGTGTGATGTTTTGTGCACTACATAAACACTTGATGTAATGTGttagtttcttggggcatccttgtaacaGCCAGTGTGGTGTTTTGTGCATTACGTAAATCTACTTGATGAAAAAGTCTGCCTATCCATGCCCAGTACAACACGGACTACCTCGTTTCCGGCAGCTCAAGGCCAATACCTGGTCACCTGCTGCGGCCAACAACCTCAACCTCTTTGCTTGTTCCTGTTGTTTCCGTGGTTCCTGTTCTGTGTGAGTTCAAGGCGACGTTCCTGTGTTGTGATGAGCTGTGTCGTGTACGCAACCCACAAGGCTCACTGTATTCTTTCCTGTGCTCTGCTGTTCTGTGTaggaactaactaactaaaagtaactaaaactaactaactaactaaaactaACCACAACCAATCAAAACCAACTAACTAACACAACCAACTGACCAACTAGCCCAACAACAACTAAAACTGAGCCAACTAACTAAAACCAACTAACCAaccaaaaccaaccaaccaaccaaccaactaactaactaactaactaactaaaactaactaactaactaactaactaaaactaactaactaactaactaactaaaactaactaactaactaactaactaaaactaactaactaactaactaaaactaactaactaactaaaactaactaactaactaaaactaactaactaactaaaactaactaactaactaactaactaaaactaactaaaactaactaactaaaactaactaactaaaactaACAACAAAGGCTGACAACAACAACTAACACAACTAACTAACAACTGACTGGCTGCTGACAGCTGGCTGGGGCAACTGGCTGGACAGCATGACTGACAGCTGGGGCAGACTGACTGGGGCTGATGACaggggctgactgactgactgagacctgactgactgactggacagCTGAAACTGACTGACAGCTGAGCTGGGACTGACTGAGCGACGgagggctgactgactggctggggctgatgactgactgacctaaagactgactgactgagctgGGGCTGACTGACTGGGGCTAACTGGgagctgactgacagactgacaaaGACTGACTGAGCTTCAAAGACTGACTGACGACTgacaagactgactgactgaaaactAACTGGAAACTGAATGACTGAAACTGACCAAGGGCTATTTGACACAGCTGAGCTGACAAAGACTGACTGAAAGACTGACTAACTGAGCTAATGCAAAAGACTGACAAGCtagaagactgactgactgacaaggcTGAAAGACTGACTGGCAAGAGCTAGAATAGCTAGCTTCAAGGCTAAAACTGAACTAAAACTAACAAAGGCAGCTGACTAGAAACAAAGACTGACTGACAACTAgctaaactaactaactaaaactaaaactaactaaaactaaaactaactaaaactaactaactaactgactgactgtgactgactcAAAGGCTGCTGACAGCTGAGagcaactgactgactgagctaagaactgactgactggcggctgGAACAGCTGAGGCTGAACTGAGCTGACTGGGAGCTGAAGGCCCGCTGCAAGACTGACTGGCtggggactgactgactgactggggctGACTGGACGGAGCTGACTGAGCTGACTGACTGAGGAGCTGACTGACTGTTGACTGGCAAGACAAGACTGACTGAGCTGGCTGAAGACTGGACTGACGACTGACACTgacagctgactgactgacaagctgactgactgactggctgactgactgactgacaaagacTGACTGACGGCTGGAACTGACTGACAAgctgagactgactgactgactgactgactgactgactgacctgacaagactgactgacaaactgactcaaatgactgactgactgacaaaaactgactggctgactggcacTGACAAACAACAAAGATAACTGACGACTGAAACTGACACAACTGGCAACCTGACTGACAcaagactaactgactgactgactgactgacaagggCAGCAAGGCTGACTGGCTGAAGCTGAACATGACAGCtagggctgactgactgactgactgactggcactGAGACTGACTGACAAGGCTGAAGACTGACTGACGACTGACTGGGGACAGACTGGCTGACAAAGACTGACTGAGACTGACTGAAACTGACTGGgaactgactgacaaactgactgaagactgactgactgactgactgactggggaaTGACTGAGAGAGCTGAAGATGACTGAGCTGGGAGCTGAGCTGGGGCTGACTGGGCTGACTGACTAGACAAGCGGCTGGCTGACTAAAGACTGACTGACAAGACTGACTGACAAAGCTGAAATGAATACAGACTGACTGACAAGCTGACTGGCACAAAGACTGACAAAAAGACTGACTGACACAAAAGCTGAAAGCTGACACAAAGACTGACTGACAAGACAGAAAAGCACAAAGACTGACTGAAACTGGCTAAGGCTGACAACTGACATTAAAGACTAACAGCACAAAACAACAAGACTAACAACTAGGCAACAGCTAAAGACTGAGGCTAAAGGCGACTGACTAACAACACAAGCCCAATGACTAACTGGGCAAACTAACTGGGGACTGggaaaactaactaactagcaactAACAAAACTAGCAACTGGCTACATTAAACTGACAACTTCAACTAAAACTaactaacaaaataacaaaactagCAGCAACCCCAACTTCAACTTCAACAACTAACTGGGCTTCAAAACTAactaaaactaactaactaactaaaactaactaactaaaactaactaactaactaaaactaactaactaactaaaactaactaactaactaaaactaactaactaactaaaactaactaactaactaactaactaactaactaactaactaaaactaactaactaactaaaactaactctctctctctctctctctctctctctctctctctctctctctctctctctctctctctctctctctctctctctctctctctgggtatagtgggagtgtgtgtgtgtgtgtgtgtgtgtgtgtgtgagagagagagagagagagagagagagagagagatagagagatagagagagatagagagatagagagagagatatagagagagagagaaagagatagagaggagagagagagaatcaaaacgtGTGAATAGCTAAACTTGTCAGATTAAATAGAAAGTAACATAAATTATCACAAGAACAACGAAGCGAAAATatggataacgagagagagagagagagagagagagagagagagagagagagagagagagagagagagagagagagagagagagagagagagagagagagagagagagagagagagagagagagagagagagagagagagagagagagagcattactcATCGTTATTGGTCACCTTTAATGAGGAAGAATCACCttttactgaggaggaggagaaggaggaggaggaaaacatggaaacatggactagtaggaggcagaaagcctgttggctctttactaggctgcctgctttcagtgatttaatcaatccgtttgccataggagtggcttgcagggaaggattaaagcacttgtgtacctactcttgggaacgttcagttcactcccgttgcagcaaagtggcgatcaatgcatttcttgaaggagttgatggtctctgcgctaaccacttctgcagggaggctgttccagtggcgaacagccctattcgagaaataactcctgccgatgtcggtattgcatcgctttgcttaaattgtttttcctttgtttcttgttctcaggttagtttgtagcgtgaagagtttggagtgatcaacgttgctgagcttgttcaggtacttaaagacttggagaaggaagaggaggaggaggaggaggaggaggcaaaacaaGAGAGATTCAAGCACCGTCACTTCACACGGACACAGATGCAACAAAAAGCTTCCCATTACCTTTAtctctattgttgttgttattgttactgtgaCGAGTTTGAAGGAataagatggagaagggaaggaaaggggaaagagagaaaggaggaactgagagaggaagggacgtaccttatttttctttctttctctttctctttttttgtttctttccatctttcctttttaacctcatttctttctttttcttatttctttcctcctcatcatcttcctttcatttttttctttctctttgtttttgtttcgttccatctttccttttttccttcttttttttctttcttctttctttcctcttcatcgtctcctttcttttttctttctctttctttgtttttgtttccttccagtttcccttttttccctcttctttttttttctttctttctttctcatcttctttgttttctttctctctctttttccccgtttttgtttctttctatctttacttttttttcctcctcctcttctccttctcttttttttctcctctttttgtttccttccatttttccttttttcctttcttttctttcttcctttccttccgtctctcctaaTGATCTTCTGCCCTATAgaattctcctttctttgttttctttctttccatcttgactttttccctcttttctttctttcctccttttcttctccttctctcttttttttctttctctttctttgtttttgtttccttccagttttccttatttccctcttctttttttctttctttcctcatctttttttttctttctctgttttgtttccttccatctttccttttttcctttcttttctttttttctttccttccgtctctcctaaTGATCTTCTGCCCTATACaatcctcctttctttgttctctttctttccctttccctctttgtctttctttccttccatctttccttttttccttcttttctttctttcttatcttctttctttcctccttatctttttccctactatctttcttttttccttacctttctctctgtctttctttccttccattttttgatccttttttttctttattttccttc
This region includes:
- the LOC127009857 gene encoding E3 ubiquitin-protein ligase TRIM32-like isoform X2; translated protein: MEAAGNGGRKAQRRRAKNNMNTVGSPAECPVCMTGYDGTVQRPRTLPCGHTVCTLCVDQLNMQSRVACPECRVSHAVPEGEQFPVCYAVEALIRMMRDTEVAAASASPLPSAWEGEGAEVAAASKKEAAGLSKKMRSFLQEQEATVVAAITACREAQSQLDQYQTTLAGWGKRQQQLEDRLLGLVDQSRNARELLQQEESRAAAKEEELKKAEQGLQAVLETLRTLVTEQEAAAAMPEVFRCGGEAEQAVEECRECFPDASTVTTARKVNVASSATLETVQAALETLATEEPRPQADPDSTVMDRLHLIWTGSLTAEDLRSLTQPARRLLEAGRVFAVHQAEGQRRHARISLEAGQLCLHALKDDPTPRGAATLQVCEVVPQSPPCTVFLDLSWPGSAPRRVQIRLSPDTPRGRQFLLLCTGQRGPSYVNTRLFGVDRKGEAGEFVMGGDYESNDGSGSSVLLPGLDEGEYQWSGRAGDVFGVGWTDPIRGVFGQFGIYTRDRQGGGGCPRVFGEVVDGLHVVAEAAQHRNIKEVTVADCGVVL
- the LOC127009857 gene encoding uncharacterized protein LOC127009857 isoform X1 is translated as MEAAGRGGRKARRRRAKKNMNTVGSPAECPVCMTGYDGTVQRPRTLPCGHTVCTLCVDQLKVQGRVACPECRVSHAVPEGGQFPVSYAVESFIRMMRDAEVAPAAATSPPPSAGEGEGAAAAAGKKEAAGLSKKMRSFLQEQEATVVAAITACREAQSQLDQYQTTLAGWREQQQQLEDRLLGLVDQSRSARELLQQEESRAAAKEEELKKGEQGLQTVLETLHTLTTEQEAGAAVTEVFRCTGEAEQAVEECREGFPDASTVTTARKVNVASSATLETVQAALETLATEEPRPQADPDSTVMDRLHLIWTGSLTAEDLRSLTQPARRLLEAGRVFAVHQAEGQRRHARISLEAGQLCLHALKDDPTPRGAATLQVCEVVPQSPPCTVFLDLSWPGSAPRRVQIRLSPDTPRGRQFLLLCTGQRGPSYVNTRLFGVDRKGEAGEFVMGGDYESNDGSGSSVLLPGLDEGEYQWSGRAGDVFGVGWTDPIRGVFGQFGIYTRDRQGGGGCPRVFGEVVDGLHVVAEAAQHRNIKEVTVADCGVVL